ATACTCATTGATAGCTCTCCTTTGAGAAAGTCATTATCAGTTATGGGTGACGCCGGCCCGCTAAGGTTCCCGGCTAGTGACCAGAGAGATGGGGATGGGTTTTTGCCCCTTCAAGGGGCAATGTAAAAAAAAATTCTGATCAGCAAAAAATCCTGTAAAAACCCTACTTACCTCACATTTCTCGCCTATTTAATCGCTGGCGTCATAAGCAAATCTGATTGTGATAACATCGAAAACCTGCGCAGTGGCCTGGCATTCAGGCGCAAACGGATAACAACTCATGAGTGGACTGAAACAAGAGCTTGGATTGGCTCAGGGTATTGGCCTGTTGTCGACATCATTATTGGGAACAGGCGTGTTTGCCGTCCCGGCCCTGGCGGCACTGGTAGCAGGCAACAACAGCCTGTGGGCCTGGCCAGTTTTGATTGTGCTGGTGTTTCCCGTTGCGATTGTGTTTGCCCTGCTAGGCCGACATTACCCCAGCGCAGGCGGCGTCGCACATTTCGTCGGCATGGCGTTTGGCCCACATCTTGAACGGGTCACCGGCTGGCTGTTTTTGTCCGTCATTCCCGTGGGTCTTCCTGCTGCGCTGCACATTGCCGCCGGGTTTGGTCAGGCGATGTTTGGCTGGCACGGCTGGCAACTATTGCTGGCCGAACTGGGTACACTGGCGCTGGTGTGGTTTATCGGTTCACGCGGCGCGAGCTCCAGCGCAAACCTGCAAACGGTGATTGCCGGTCTGATCGTGGCGCTGATTGTCGCTATCTGGTGGGCTGGCGATCTCACACCAGCAGAAATCCCTTTCCCTGCGCCAGCCGATATTGAAATGTCGGGGTTATTCTCCGCGCTGTCGGTGATGTTCTGGTGCTTCGTCGGTCTGGAAGCGTTCGCCCATCTGGCCTCAGAATTCAAAGACCCCGAACGGGATTTCCCTCGCGCACTGATGATGGGTCTGCTGCTGGCCGGTTCGGTCTATTGGGCCTGCACCGTTGTGGTTCTGCACTTTGATGCCTATGGCGAAACGATGGCAGCGGCGGCCTCATTACCGGAAATTGTCGTGCAATTGTTTGGCGTTCAGGCGCTGTGGGTAGCCTGTGTGATCGGTTATCTGGCCTGCTTTGCCAGCCTCAATATTTATATTCAGAGTTTTGCCCGTCTGGTGTGGTCACAGGCGCAATATAAACCGGACCATTATCTGGCCCGCCTCTCCTCCCGTCATATTCCACGCAACGCGCTCAATGCCGTGCTGGGCTGCTGCGTAGTCAGTACGCTGTGCATTTATGCGTTAGAGATCAATCTCGATGCGCTCATCGTCTATGCCAACGGCATCTTTATCATGATCTATCTGTTGTGCATGCTGGCAGGGTGTCGCCTGTTGAAAGGGCGGTATCGCGCGCTGGCAATGGTGGGCGGATTACTATGCCTTCTGTTACTGGCAATGGTCGGCTGGAAGAGTCTGTATGCGCTGATTATGTTGGCGATACTGTGGCTGTTTTTGCCACAACGAAAAAAGGTTGAACATCACTTATAGGCCGGTTCCACGAAAATGCCCGGTGGCGCTTACGCTTACCGGGCCTACGGGAATCAGTCGCGACGATCATCCTTGTGTTCGATACGGTCACGTTCTTCATCTTTGCGCTGGAACTCACCGTCAAAGGTGTCGCCACCGCCGGTTCCGGCGCTAAAGCCGCCACCCGGCATCCGGGAAAAACGCAAATGCGGCATCAGCTTCATCGTCAGATGCTTCTGCACCGGTGGTAATAAAAGAAGAAGGCCGAGGAAGTCGGTGAAAAAGCCGGGCAACAACAGCAACAGACCCGCGATGATCAGCGAAACACTCTTGATCATCTCTTCAGCCGGGCTCTCTCCTGCCGCCATTTTCTGCTGCATCAGCAAAAAGTTCTTAAATCCCTGGTTGCGTACCAGCGACATCCCGATGACCGAGGTGAAAATCACCAGTATGAGCGTCATCAGTACACCCATCACATGGGCAACCTGAATAAAGATAGAAATCTCAATATAAACATAGAGAAAGACTGCAAGTAACGGTATCCAGCGCAAAAGGATTCTCCTCAAACGACCGCCGTGATGCCCACGTCGGCCCGAAAATAGTTGCGATTCGCATTAGTCGGATGTAGGGGTAGTTCGCAAAATTTCAAGCTATTTGTACACTTATTTTTAGAGATAATCCTAAAGCGGTGACCTATTTCACAAAATAATAATTAAGGAGTAATTTACCACACTTAAAGTGATCCAGATTACGGCACAATTTCTGAAGCAGAATATGATCTCGTTGACCAGACCGATGTAGGGGATAATCGTCGGTCAAGAAACAATCGAAACCACATATATTCTGTGTGTTTAGTGCATTCATTGGCAGCTTTAAATAAAGAAGGTTCACATGTTAAACAACATTCGTATCGAAGAAGATCTGTTGGGTACCAGGGAAGTTCCAGCCGAAGCCTACTATGGTGTTCACACTCTGAGAGCGATTGAAAACTTCTACATCAGCAACAACAAAATCAGTGACATCCCTGAATTTGTGCGCGGCATGGTAATGGTTAAGAAGGCCGCTGCTCTGGCAAACAAAGAGTTGCAGACCATCCCTAAGAGTGTAGCGAACGCCATCATTGCTGCATGTGATGAAGTCCTGAATAACGGCAAATGCATGGACCAGTTCCCGGTAGACGTTTACCAGGGCGGTGCAGGCACCTCCGTCAACATGAATACCAACGAAGTGCTGGCCAATATCGGGCTGGAGCTGATGGGTCACCAGAAAGGTGAATATCAGTACTTGAACCCGAACGACCACGTGAACAAATGTCAGTCTACTAACGACGCCTACCCAACCGGTTTCCGCATCGCCGTTTACGCTTCTATCGTAAAACTGGTCGATGCTATCAACCAACTGCGTGAAGGCTTTGAGCGTAAAGCTGTCGAATTCCAGGACATCCTGAAAATGGGTCGTACCCAGTTGCAGGATGCAGTTCCGATGACCCTGGGTCAGGAATTCCGTGCTTTCAGCGTACTGCTGAAAGAAGAAGTGAAAAACATCGAGCGTACCGCTGAACTGCTGCTGGAGGTTAACCTCGGCGCAACGGCTATCGGTACCGGTCTGAATACCCCGAAAGAGTACTCTCCGCTGGCAGTACAGAAACTGGCGGAAGTCACTGGCTTTGCCTGCGTTCCTGCTGAAGACCTGATCGAAGCGACCTCTGACTGCGGCGCTTACGTGATGGTACACGGCGCGCTGAAACGCCTGGCGGTGAAGATGTCCAAAATCTGTAACGACCTGCGCTTGCTCTCCTCTGGCCCACGTGCCGGCCTGAATGAGATCAACCTGCCGGAACTGCAGGCGGGCTCTTCTATCATGCCAGCGAAAGTGAACCCGGTTGTACCGGAAGTCGTCAACCAGGTGTGCTTCAAAGTCATCGGTAACGACATCACCGTCACCATGGCGTCTGAAGCCGGTCAGCTGCAGCTGAACGTGATGGAGCCAGTGATTGGTCAGGCGATGTTTGAATCGATTCACATCCTGAGCAACGCCTGCTACAACCTGCTGGAGAAATGTGTTAACGGTATTACCGCTAACAAAGAAGTGTGCGAAGGGTATGTCTACAACTCTATCGGCATCGTCACCTACCTCAACCCGTTCATCGGCCACCACAACGGCGACATCGTCGGTAAGATTTGTGCCGAAACCGGTAAGAGCGTACGTGAAGTGGTGCTGGAGCGCGGTCTGTTGACTGAAGCTGAGCTGGACGATATTTTCTCCGCACAGAACCTGATGCACCCGGCTTATAAAGCAAAACGCTATACTGATGAAAACGAACAGTAATCGTACAGGGTAGTACCATGGAGGGCACGTCAGATGACGTGCCTTTTTTCTTATAAGAAGTTACTAAATAACAACAATTTAATATCAACTTGTTAAACAACAAGGAAGGCTAATATGATAGTTGTCGAACTTATCATTGTTTTGCTGGCAATCTTTTTGGGCGCCAGACTTGGGGGCATCGGGATTGGATTTGCAGGTGGACTGGGTGTTCTGGTTCTTGCCGCTATCGGCGTGAAACCGGGTAACATTCCGTTCGATGTGATTTCCATCATCATGGCGGTTATCGCTGCTATCTCCGCGATGCAGGTTGCGGGCGGTCTGGACTATCTGGTTAACCAGACAGAAAAACTGCTGCGTCGGAATCCGAAATACATCACGATCCTTGCACCGATCGTGACCTATTTCCTGACTATTTTTGCAGGCACCGGGAACATCTCCCTGGCAACGCTGCCGGTTATCGCTGAAGTGGCGAAGGAACAGGGCATCAAGCCTTGCCGTCCGCTCTCCACCGCGGTGGTTTCCGCTCAGATAGCGATCACTGCATCGCCTATCTCTGCTGCGGTCGTCTACATGTCTTCGGTCATGGAAGGCCATGGCATTAGCTACATCCACCTGCTGTCTGTGGTCATTCCGTCCACGCTGCTGGCGGTGCTGGTAATGTCCTTCCTCGTGACCATGCTGTTCAACTCCAGGCTCTCTGACGATCCGGTATACCGTAAACGTCTGGAAGAGGGTTTGATTGAGCTGCGCGGTGAGAAGCAGATCGAAATCAAACCTATGGCGAAGAACTCCGTCTGGCTGTTCCTGCTGGGCGTAGTGTGCGTAGTGGTTTATGCGATCATCAACAGCCCGAGCCTCGGTCTGGTTGAGAAACCGCTGATGAACACCACCAACGCTATCCTGATCATCATGCTGAGCGTCGCGACGCTGACCACGATCATGTGCAAAGTGGAAACCGACGCCATCCTCAACTCCAGCACCTTCAAAGCCGGTATGAGCGCCTGTATTTGTATTCTGGGCGTTGCATGGCTGGGTGACACGTTCGTGTCTCACAACATTGACTGGATCAAAGACACTGCAGGTGAAGTGATTCAGGGCCATCCGTGGCTGCTGGCTGTCATCTTCTTCTTTGCTTCTGCACTGCTGTACTCTCAGGCAGCAACCGCTAAAGCACTGATGCCGATGGCGCTGGCGCTGAACGTTTCTCCGCTGACTGCCGTTGCGTCTTTCGCTGCGGTTTCTGGTCTGTTCATTCTGCCTACTTACCCAACGCTGGTTGCGGCGGTACAGATGGATGACACCGGGACAACGCGTATCGGTAAATTTGTCTTTAACCACCCGTTCTTCATCCCTGGTACGCTGGGTGTGTTACTGGCGGTTTGCTTCGGCTTCCTGCTGGGCAGTTTCATGCTGTAAGTGTTACCTGCGGGGCGTGTTCACGCCCCGCATTTCCCTCCCCTTTATCTAACATCCTTCCCTCGTCCGTTGTATAGTGACCACTCTTTTGCCGGTCATTCTGTTCATTCGAGGTGTTTATGCATGATGTGAGTCGTCAGGATATCGCCCTCTCCGATGCCGTTGTTGTACTCTGTACCGCGCCGGATGAAGCCACCGCCCAGGATCTGGCGGCCAAAGTGCTGGCAGAAAAACTGGCGGCCTGCGCCACGATTATTCCCGGTGCCACCTCGCTGTATTACTGGGAAGGAAAACTGGAGCAGGAATACGAAGTCCAGATGATCTTAAAAACCTCGGTGGCACACCAGGACGCCTTACTCGATTGCCTGAAGTCTCATCACCCGTATCAAACGCCCGAGCTTCTGGTTTTACCCGTTACCCACGGAGACAGTGATTACCTCTCATGGCTCAACGCATCCTTACGCTGATCCTGCTTTTTTGCAGCACATCGACTTTTGCCGGACTTTTCGACGCGCCGGGTCGCTCGAATTTTGTCCCTGCTGACCAGGCCTTTGCCTTTGACTTTCAGCAAAACCAACACGATCTTAATCTCACCTGGCAGGTGAAAGACGGGTATTACCTGTATCGCAAGCAGATCAGTATTACCCCTGCACGGGCGGAAATCGCGGAAGTGACGCTGCCAGCGGGCGTCTGGCATGAAGATGAGTTCTACGGGAAAAGCGAAATCTATCGCAATACGCTCACCATTCCGGTTACCGTCAACCAGGCGCAGTCTGGCGCCACGCTAACGGTCACGTATCAGGGCTGTGCCGATGCGGGTTTCTGTTATCCGCCGGAAAGCAAAACCGTGCCGCTAAGTGAAGTGACCGCCAGCGCGAAGCCGAAACCAGTGGCGCCAGCAGCAATACAGCAACCGCCGCAGCCGGAGCAAGCGCCAGCCCAGCTCCCCTTCTCCGCCCTGTGGGCGCTGCTGATCGGTATTGGCATCGCTTTTACCCCCTGCGTACTGCCGATGTATCCACTGATTTCCGGCATCGTACTGGGCGGTAAACAGCGTCTTTCCACCGGACGCGCACTGCTGCTGACATTCATCTACGTACAGGGGATGGCGCTGACCTATACCGCGCTGGGGCTGGTGGTGGCCGCCGCCGGATTGCAGTTCCAGGCGGCTCTTCAGCATCCGTATGTCTTAATCGGCCTGGCAGTGGTCTTTACCCTGCTCGCCCTGTCGATGTTCGGCCTGTTCACCCTGCAACTGCCATCGTCGCTGCAAACGCGCCTCACGCTGATGAGTAACCGTCAGCAAGGCGGTTCTGCGGGTGGCGTGTTTGTGATGGGCGCGATTGCCGGGCTGATTTGTTCGCCGTGTACCACCGCACCGCTGAGCGCCATTTTGTTGTATATCGCTCAGAGCGGGAATCTGTGGCTCGGCGGCGGTACGCTGTATCTCTATGCACTAGGGATGGGGCTGCCGCTGATGCTGGTCACCGTCTTTGGTAACCGTCTGCTGCCGAAAAGCGGCCCGTGGATGGCGCAGGTCAAAACGGCGTTTGGCTTTGTTATTCTCGCGCTGCCGGTCTTTTTGCTGGAGCGCATCATCGGCGATACGTGGGGCTTACGCCTGTGGTCGCTGCTGGGCGTGGCCTTCTTTGGCTGGGCGTTTATTACCAGCCTGCAAGCAACGCGTAGCTGGATGCGCATCGTGCAGATAATCCTGCTGGCGGCGGCGCTGGTCAGCGTGCGTCCGCTCCAGGACTGGGCGTTTGGCACGACGGTGACCCAGACACAGGCACATCTGGACTTCAAACCGGTGGCAAGCGTTGAGGAACTCAAACAGGCGCTGGCCGAGGCGAAAGGCAAACCGGTGATGCTGGACCTGTACGCCGACTGGTGCGTCGCCTGTAAAGAGTTTGAAAAGTACACCTTCAGCCATCCACAGGTAAAACAGGCGCTGGGCGATACGGTACTGTTACAGGCTAACGTCACCGCCAATAACGCACAGGATGTGGCGCTGTTGAAGCATTTGCAGGTATTAGGACTGCCAACCATCCTGTTCTTCGATACGCAAGGTCAGGAACACCCGCAGGCACGGGTGACGGGCTTTATGGATGCGGCGACGTTTAGTGCGCATTTGCGCGATCGCCAACCGTGAGCGACACTTTCAGAGGTAAAGACGGAGGAATGACCGTGCAACGTGAAGATGTCCTGGGAGAAGCCCTAAAATTACTCGAGATCCATGGGATTGCGAACACCACACTGGAGATGGTGGCCGAGCGCGTAGATTATCCGCTCGTTGAAATGCAGCGTTTCTGGCCGGACAAAGAGGCCATTCTGTATGACGCGCTGCGCTATCTCAGCCAACAGGTGGATATCTGGCGTCGCCAGCTGTTGCTGGATGACACCCTGAGTGCCGAGCAAAAGCTGCTGGCCCGCTACACGGCGCTGGCAGAGTGCGTGAGTAACAATCGTTACCCGGGCTGCCTGTTTATCGCCGCCTGTACGTTTTATCCCGATCCGTCGCACCCCATTCATCAACTGGCAGATCAGCAAAAAAACGCGGCGCACGATTTCACTCACGAACTGCTGACCACGCTGGAGATTGACGATCCGGCAATGGTGGCTAAACAGATGGAACTGGTGCTGGAAGGCTGTCTGAGCCGTATGCTGGTCAATCGCAGCCATGCGGATGTGGAGACGGCGCATCGTCTGGCAGAAGACATTCTGCGCTTTGCCCAGTGCCGCCAGGGCGGGGCGCTGACCTAAGCAAACACTCCCGCCCACGCAGAGATCAACAAACACAACGCCATCACACGCTGAAAACGCACCATCGCCACGGTGGTGCGAAACACTCGGTTTACCGCCTTTCCCAGCCACGCCCAACACAGCAAACATCCGATAGAGATGAGCAAAAACCACAGCGCCATCAATGCAATATCGCGCAGTGCGTGACTCCCGCTCGGCGCAAACAGACTCACCACCGCCAACGCCATCATCCACGTTTTCGGGTTTACTATCTGCAGCAGCGCCGCGGCGCGCGCGGTAAAGCGATGAGATGGTTTTCCGGACAGATTCGCAGCCGGAGCGTTGAATAACTGCCAGCTCATCCAGCTTAGCCACGCTACGCCTGCCCAGCTCATCACCTGCCGCACCAGCGGATGTTGATGCAATATCTCCCCAGCCCCGGCCCCAGAAATCAACACAATCATGCTCGCCGCCACACAACCGCTGACCAACGCAGGTAGTGTCGCTTTCACGCCATGATGCTGACTGTTCGCCAGGATGAGGATATTGGTGGGACCGGGGGTGATAGAGGCGACAAACGCAAACAGCAAAAACGGCGCGATACTCACAGGCAGACTCCTTTTTAGTTGAGCTTCTGACTGTGACGCTATTTCCTGTAAACGTCTGGAAGGTTTGTGCACAAGCGACGGTAATGCGCAGGCGAAATACGATACGCGCGCTGGAACCAGCGCCCCAGATGGCTTTGATCGGCAAATCCCAATGCTGCTGCGACATTAACCGGCAGCGCGCCCTTCGCCAGCATCTGACGTGCCTTTGCCAGCCGTAGCTGAATCAACCATGCGTGTGGAGCGAGGTGAAACTCGCGTTTAAAGCTGCGCGTCAGCGTAAAACGATCCGTTCCGGTCTCACGCGCCAGATCGGAAAGGCCAATGTTGTCACCCATATGCGCATGCAGATAATCCCGGGCGCGATGGGCGATCGCCGCGCTCTGTATCTGCGAAGGGAGGCGCTTTCGCCAGTGGCAATGGGTGGTGAGCTGTGAAAGAAGATGATCCATCGTACTTTGTTGCACAATACGCATCTCTTCGGTATGCAAGGCGTTAAACGTTTCGCCAATGGCGCGCACCAGCTGCGGCTCACGCGACAGCGTCCGGCTGAAATGCAGGGAATAGCTGTCCGGCGTGGTGTCATAAAGGCCCTGCAACGTTTTTGTCAGCCACTGCTCATCCAGATAAAAGGTGAGATAGGTAAACCCACCGGCCACCGGCGCATCGCCATCATGAATCTCACCCGGCTCCAGCAAAAAAGCATCACCCGGTTGGCTGTGGTGACACTCACGCCGACAGTGAAATTGCTGCGTACCGGAAAGGGTAATACCGACCAGAAAGCTATCGTGCCAGTGCGGGTCAAATGCATGCCCTTCAAAATGGGCTTTGATTGTCTCAATACCGGTATCGGCATGTTGTCGCAGCTCAAGCCAGTCGTTTGCCATACTGCCCTCCTCTCGCTGCCAGCATTGCCTGTTCAGAACGCATCTGTCTGGAAGATTTGTGCAAACTGAACGCAGAAACGCACAGATTGCCGCAAACTTAAGCAGTTGAACAGCTTTTCCCTAAATTAGGTTGACTGTCGTGCATGATTACGGTTTAATGCGCCCCGTTGCCCGGATAGCTCAGTCGGTAGAGCAGGGGATTGAAAATCCCCGTGTCCTTGGTTCGATTCCGAGTCCGGGCACCACTATTCATAAGGCCTCGCTGAAAAGCGGGGCTTTTTTCTTTTCTGGCTACGGTAGATTTCTGGTCGTTGCAACACGTTATTTGTTTGCTGGATTTCACGCCATTTCTGCAAATGTTCTTTGCTGTCAAAGACATCCATACTCTCTGATAAGCCTGTAAACAAACCCGCTTTAGTTCCATGCATTTTTTGAATTCCCGGCCAAATCCTGCGCGAGCGCTATACGCTGACAGCGCAATAACGACTGGTTTTGCAGGTCGGGGGTTATAATAAATCGCTGAGTGATGACGATATTAATATTACTTTTCTTTGTGGCTTTTTTATACCATCTTGAGCTATAGAGTAATGTCGGGTGAAAATCGTAATCAAAAGATCAATCATGGGGAAAACGCAATAAAAAGAATAATGACCCATCCAGATTATCTGGACGCATATAAAGTTATATTTTGTTCTGCACTAACTCAAAATCAAACAGGATTAATGTAATAACTATACGTAAATTCAGATTATGACATTCAAGATTCTGTTTGAATATCATACCAATAAGATGCATTTCTGGCTGAACTTCATGTTCCAACTCTCCAACTCATTGATAATAAAAGTCAGACTAATTTCCTGAAAGTGTGTTCGCTGGCGACAATATGTCCTATAACGCCCAGTATATATGTATTGTAGAGATAGTTTCTCTGAAATGAGAAAAAGCAGACCTGACAGTAATAACTGGGCGCTTCATTTTTTCCACACCATTTTTCGGACAGTTTCAGTCTACTGTCTGTAGCGACTTGCAGCAGCCATTGTAGCACACAATAAAACAAAAGTTTACTAAATAACCGATTTGCAGTGACGAACGTACAGTTTTCTGTAAGTAACCAAAGACTTCGCAAATAAAAATTAATACATCACATTTATGCGTTAGTATGGCTTAAGTATTGGTTGCTTAGAGACAAAAAACCTCGCTAACGAGGGGGGATTGCCCCTGTTGGTGCGGATTGCAGTTCGGTGCAATGACCATTGATGCATTGTTCAATGATATGATTTTATTGCGATTAGTCCTTTTTAGTATACGAAAAACCAATAAATAAAGTCCTATATAGGAGTAAAGAGACTAATTAGGACACATTTACTGTTCGGATTATAGCCACATCGAATTAATATTACTCCAGCTAACCTTCTGGGCTCAGTAAGGTGGTTTTAAAGGTTAATAAAAGACATGCGTCTAAGGATAGAAGGATTTAAAAATGAGTAATAAATTTTTTGCTGTTGCGGTTATGAGTATGTCCGTTGTTATGGGGATGTCTACAGCTCAGGCTAACAACGATGGTACTGTTAATTTTACCGGCGAAATTATAGGTACAGCCTGTACGGTTGATATCGGCGCAAATAACACAATGAATGTTGATCTCGGTAAAGTGAGTAAAACTGTTTTTACCGGAACGGGTACATACGCTTCAGCGACTGAGTTTGACTTAAAAGTGAAGGACTGTCCTGCAACTGGTATAAATGGCATTACCGTTAAGTTTGATGGTACTGCGTACGCTGGCGATAATAGTGTTCTTGCTCTTACCGAGGAAGACGGCGTTGCAACAGGCATTGCGATTGAGCTGTTAGATAAGAGTAAAAAAGCCGTTCCACTGTTTACCGATAGCGATTCATACGCTTTAGAGGCGGGTAAAACTGAGCTTACCATGCCGATGTATGCTCGTTATAAGCAGGTGGCCGCAGCTGTTACTGCCGGTCCGGCAAACTCCAGTGTTCAATTTACTCTTAACTACAACTAATTGGTGGAGTATTGACTAATTAGCACGTGGAGTAAATTTCACGTGCTATTTATAATATTATATAAGATATCATTATGAATCGTTCAATTATCTCTATCATAGCTATTTTAGGTGGCTATTTCCTGGCTTCCTCTGCTCATGCTGGGGTTGTTATAGGCGGTACTCGTATCATTTATGATACGACAAAAAAAGATGCGTCCATTACTGTATCCAATCCTGACAATCATCCTTATTTGATTCAGACCTGGGTGGATAATGTAGAGAATGTCACAAAGGAAGTACCTTTTATTGTCACACCGCCCCTGTATCGACTGAATGCTGGCAAGAAAAGCATGATGCGGATTGTCTATACAGAAAGTTCCTTGCCTGAAAATCAGGAATCAATGTTTTATTTCAATGTAAAAGCAATACCTTCATCATCGGAAACGTCCAGTAATGTGTTACAGGTTGTTGTTAAAAGTAAAATGAAATTG
The sequence above is drawn from the Citrobacter amalonaticus genome and encodes:
- a CDS encoding LysE family translocator, whose product is MSIAPFLLFAFVASITPGPTNILILANSQHHGVKATLPALVSGCVAASMIVLISGAGAGEILHQHPLVRQVMSWAGVAWLSWMSWQLFNAPAANLSGKPSHRFTARAAALLQIVNPKTWMMALAVVSLFAPSGSHALRDIALMALWFLLISIGCLLCWAWLGKAVNRVFRTTVAMVRFQRVMALCLLISAWAGVFA
- a CDS encoding FxsA family protein produces the protein MRWIPLLAVFLYVYIEISIFIQVAHVMGVLMTLILVIFTSVIGMSLVRNQGFKNFLLMQQKMAAGESPAEEMIKSVSLIIAGLLLLLPGFFTDFLGLLLLLPPVQKHLTMKLMPHLRFSRMPGGGFSAGTGGGDTFDGEFQRKDEERDRIEHKDDRRD
- a CDS encoding protein-disulfide reductase DsbD, producing MAQRILTLILLFCSTSTFAGLFDAPGRSNFVPADQAFAFDFQQNQHDLNLTWQVKDGYYLYRKQISITPARAEIAEVTLPAGVWHEDEFYGKSEIYRNTLTIPVTVNQAQSGATLTVTYQGCADAGFCYPPESKTVPLSEVTASAKPKPVAPAAIQQPPQPEQAPAQLPFSALWALLIGIGIAFTPCVLPMYPLISGIVLGGKQRLSTGRALLLTFIYVQGMALTYTALGLVVAAAGLQFQAALQHPYVLIGLAVVFTLLALSMFGLFTLQLPSSLQTRLTLMSNRQQGGSAGGVFVMGAIAGLICSPCTTAPLSAILLYIAQSGNLWLGGGTLYLYALGMGLPLMLVTVFGNRLLPKSGPWMAQVKTAFGFVILALPVFLLERIIGDTWGLRLWSLLGVAFFGWAFITSLQATRSWMRIVQIILLAAALVSVRPLQDWAFGTTVTQTQAHLDFKPVASVEELKQALAEAKGKPVMLDLYADWCVACKEFEKYTFSHPQVKQALGDTVLLQANVTANNAQDVALLKHLQVLGLPTILFFDTQGQEHPQARVTGFMDAATFSAHLRDRQP
- a CDS encoding AraC family transcriptional regulator, which gives rise to MANDWLELRQHADTGIETIKAHFEGHAFDPHWHDSFLVGITLSGTQQFHCRRECHHSQPGDAFLLEPGEIHDGDAPVAGGFTYLTFYLDEQWLTKTLQGLYDTTPDSYSLHFSRTLSREPQLVRAIGETFNALHTEEMRIVQQSTMDHLLSQLTTHCHWRKRLPSQIQSAAIAHRARDYLHAHMGDNIGLSDLARETGTDRFTLTRSFKREFHLAPHAWLIQLRLAKARQMLAKGALPVNVAAALGFADQSHLGRWFQRAYRISPAHYRRLCTNLPDVYRK
- a CDS encoding transcriptional regulator, which translates into the protein MQREDVLGEALKLLEIHGIANTTLEMVAERVDYPLVEMQRFWPDKEAILYDALRYLSQQVDIWRRQLLLDDTLSAEQKLLARYTALAECVSNNRYPGCLFIAACTFYPDPSHPIHQLADQQKNAAHDFTHELLTTLEIDDPAMVAKQMELVLEGCLSRMLVNRSHADVETAHRLAEDILRFAQCRQGGALT
- a CDS encoding fimbrial biogenesis chaperone; the encoded protein is MNRSIISIIAILGGYFLASSAHAGVVIGGTRIIYDTTKKDASITVSNPDNHPYLIQTWVDNVENVTKEVPFIVTPPLYRLNAGKKSMMRIVYTESSLPENQESMFYFNVKAIPSSSETSSNVLQVVVKSKMKLIYRPKKLKGIEPESFAENLQWNISGNQLNVKNPSPFYMNFGEIKLNGSAIKSASYVAPNSSANFTLPGPMKNGAISFKLINDYGGLSKEFNSKI
- a CDS encoding fimbrial protein; this encodes MSNKFFAVAVMSMSVVMGMSTAQANNDGTVNFTGEIIGTACTVDIGANNTMNVDLGKVSKTVFTGTGTYASATEFDLKVKDCPATGINGITVKFDGTAYAGDNSVLALTEEDGVATGIAIELLDKSKKAVPLFTDSDSYALEAGKTELTMPMYARYKQVAAAVTAGPANSSVQFTLNYN
- the aspA gene encoding aspartate ammonia-lyase, whose protein sequence is MLNNIRIEEDLLGTREVPAEAYYGVHTLRAIENFYISNNKISDIPEFVRGMVMVKKAAALANKELQTIPKSVANAIIAACDEVLNNGKCMDQFPVDVYQGGAGTSVNMNTNEVLANIGLELMGHQKGEYQYLNPNDHVNKCQSTNDAYPTGFRIAVYASIVKLVDAINQLREGFERKAVEFQDILKMGRTQLQDAVPMTLGQEFRAFSVLLKEEVKNIERTAELLLEVNLGATAIGTGLNTPKEYSPLAVQKLAEVTGFACVPAEDLIEATSDCGAYVMVHGALKRLAVKMSKICNDLRLLSSGPRAGLNEINLPELQAGSSIMPAKVNPVVPEVVNQVCFKVIGNDITVTMASEAGQLQLNVMEPVIGQAMFESIHILSNACYNLLEKCVNGITANKEVCEGYVYNSIGIVTYLNPFIGHHNGDIVGKICAETGKSVREVVLERGLLTEAELDDIFSAQNLMHPAYKAKRYTDENEQ
- the yjeH gene encoding L-methionine/branched-chain amino acid transporter, translating into MSGLKQELGLAQGIGLLSTSLLGTGVFAVPALAALVAGNNSLWAWPVLIVLVFPVAIVFALLGRHYPSAGGVAHFVGMAFGPHLERVTGWLFLSVIPVGLPAALHIAAGFGQAMFGWHGWQLLLAELGTLALVWFIGSRGASSSANLQTVIAGLIVALIVAIWWAGDLTPAEIPFPAPADIEMSGLFSALSVMFWCFVGLEAFAHLASEFKDPERDFPRALMMGLLLAGSVYWACTVVVLHFDAYGETMAAAASLPEIVVQLFGVQALWVACVIGYLACFASLNIYIQSFARLVWSQAQYKPDHYLARLSSRHIPRNALNAVLGCCVVSTLCIYALEINLDALIVYANGIFIMIYLLCMLAGCRLLKGRYRALAMVGGLLCLLLLAMVGWKSLYALIMLAILWLFLPQRKKVEHHL
- the dcuA gene encoding anaerobic C4-dicarboxylate transporter DcuA; this translates as MIVVELIIVLLAIFLGARLGGIGIGFAGGLGVLVLAAIGVKPGNIPFDVISIIMAVIAAISAMQVAGGLDYLVNQTEKLLRRNPKYITILAPIVTYFLTIFAGTGNISLATLPVIAEVAKEQGIKPCRPLSTAVVSAQIAITASPISAAVVYMSSVMEGHGISYIHLLSVVIPSTLLAVLVMSFLVTMLFNSRLSDDPVYRKRLEEGLIELRGEKQIEIKPMAKNSVWLFLLGVVCVVVYAIINSPSLGLVEKPLMNTTNAILIIMLSVATLTTIMCKVETDAILNSSTFKAGMSACICILGVAWLGDTFVSHNIDWIKDTAGEVIQGHPWLLAVIFFFASALLYSQAATAKALMPMALALNVSPLTAVASFAAVSGLFILPTYPTLVAAVQMDDTGTTRIGKFVFNHPFFIPGTLGVLLAVCFGFLLGSFML
- the cutA gene encoding divalent cation tolerance protein CutA yields the protein MHDVSRQDIALSDAVVVLCTAPDEATAQDLAAKVLAEKLAACATIIPGATSLYYWEGKLEQEYEVQMILKTSVAHQDALLDCLKSHHPYQTPELLVLPVTHGDSDYLSWLNASLR